One Hoplias malabaricus isolate fHopMal1 chromosome 12, fHopMal1.hap1, whole genome shotgun sequence genomic window, cctccagggtgtattcctgccttgcgcctaataattccaggtaggctctggatccacagcgaccctgaactggataagcggttacagataatgaatgaattaatttctgtgttttcagtgacagtattttgtaaatttgcacaaatttagaatttgatgcctgcaaatATTCCAATCACAACCATTccctgagcccatgtggctatTTCTaatcacagtaacacactggTTTCTCATAAAATTAGCACGCTTTTAACAGTGGTTTCAAGCCTCTTTTACAGTGGTTTTTTCCTTGCCTGGACTGAAATGAGgaaatttatttgtttgtttgtttgaattaTCGCTATGTTTCATTCAAAATGGTGAGCCACGAATGATCTTTTACTTACTACAGAATCTTAGCCTTGGGtagattttttttcaacacTCATAGATCCTTCATCTGTTACTAGTAACATGAATATTCTAAATTTCAAGTATATTCCACTTTTTTATTTCCAAATGcgaaatgtgcaattatttgtcatacCATGTACAACAAAATGCTTGTTCCATATTTAACCTATCGATGgtagtaaatacacacacacacacacacacacacacacacacacactagtagcGGTGAACACACGCCCAGAGCGATGGGCAGCCATCCCAGGTCcttggggagcagttgtgggtttggcACCTCAGTTGTGGATTGAGGGATGAGGACAGTTGATTCACTCCCACCatccccaattttcctgccagtcgTGAGAATAGATccaacaacctttcagtccAAAGGCCTTATTTCTAACCATTTGGACACAACcagtttctttgtttatttgccCTAATTTTAGagtatcaaataaaaaatattcatgTCTATTATGATATTTGTCATTAAACTATGAAATGGAATTTCTTTACACTGTTAGGAGTTAAATAACCTTTTAAGAAAATTATCAAATTACAGGCCGTTTCCAAAATGGTTCCCCTTATACATTTTAAGGTACCATTGAGTCCAAACCTTAAAGTTGAATTCCAGCTTAATTTTGAGTGCGCTAATCTCCCATAATGCTATAGTTTGCTTGTATGGACCCGTGAATGCTGAAATGGGTGAGATATATTTTGAGCTGGAGTTCAGGAGCATATAAGTTAATTCACTGAGTTTGGGCCTGGGACTCGCAAATTTCAGTTGTTACATAACCCCAGTAAACACCCAAATTTGCTACATGAGCCGAAAGCCCAGTAAACATGTAACCGTTGAAATAacataatgactgccgtctaatcaacgttttcttaaggttgaaaatgaaaattgaaaaCACATCCGAACACAAATGTTGAAAAGGCGACTATCAGACGTATTTTgtacgtccattgacgttattaattggtcattTAACTTACTATGGACTATTTTTGGACCTAATTTGAAtgtccagggatgttccttgttaAAAGTTTTCTGTGCTTTTCCACAAGAAATACTGCTATAAACACGCACAGAGAAGCCTAGAGTAGATGGTATGACTGTTTTCGTGAAGTGTAGATGGTTTGACCGCAATGGCCAAGTAAATGCTGACAATGCTTCTCCGTTTGTCGCTGTATAAAATCAGCCCTTAACAAGTATGAGGATGTTATCTGTGCACTGTGCACACACTGTAAGTGTGCATAATAAACCAGCAATCTGTATGTATAATCCATGTCATTTTACATGTTGCACTAAAgtacacataaaaacaaaataattgctCTTTATATGCTAAATTTATAtgctttgtttttctgaatattttaaaagataCAAGGATATAAAGTTTTTAGATTTAGAATTTTCATTCTaaagaatgtgtttatttagaacATCAACAAATGAATCAGCATTTTAATTTGCAGAAACTTTTGTATATGACTGTAATGTTTGTTCTTATGTCACCTGATACCCAAAGGCTATAGATAAGACTTGCCATAAACAGTGTGTCTATATTAACTTGTTAGTTTAATAGCTTTAATAGGAAATAAACGTACCTGCCCAATATATCTGCTATAGTAAGGGATTTGTGCTTTTTTTGATAACATTGTtgcttaataaataaacaagtaaaaattGTAATGTGCAGTTAGTTTATTGCATTCATGGGGAAATCAATTTATTTAGCAGGGCTCCATGATGCGCCTAATAGAACCAATTCTAATATTCATTGGGCCAACTCCCATGTCCCTAAGGCTGCGGTACTCTCCAGGCCTGAGGTATATCATCCTGCCTCTGAAATTGGGCTGCTCGTACAGGAGCCAGTGACCTTCCATCACATTGCAGGACTGGCAGTCAGACATGCGATAACGTTCCTGGATGGAGTCGCAGTCGTCCATCAGCTCATGCATCTGACCAGAGAAGTTCTCCCTTTCAAAGATACGCATGCGGAAAGTACCCCTATGCTGTAGGGTAAGACACATGCATTATAACATCATAAGAGCAAAATAACTATACATTTAAAGAAAGTATAAAATTGTTCTAATTTCATAAGCTCCAAACAGTAAATCATTTGTATGGATTTTCTGAAATTACCATTGGAATCATTCTGCAGGACCTGATGCAGTCACTCTTGTTCATGCCCATCAGTAGCTGGTTATCAGGATACTCTCCTCGCCTCACCAACATTTGATGGCCCATAAAGTTGGGGTGCTCATAGACCATGAAACACCCACTCTCCACCCTGCATGAGTTGCAGCGGCTCAGGTAGGAGGTCAGTTCAGGGCAGTCACTGCTGGTCTCATAGGAACGGCCCTGGAAGTTCCTGTCCTCGTAGAAGATGatctacaatttaaaaaaacaaatgttgaaaCAGATACATGAACAAATGTCATGTCAAATTCTCTGTACATAATGCTTTAACTGTCAGGACCTATATGGACTTCAGATTTCTCATGTTTCTATTTCAAATCATagtctaatctaatctaataattaaaaaagttttatttctgatttgaatACAAAGTTCCTACCCTCCCCATGATGATTGCTTTTTTCCAGTTGGAAGAGCGGCAGTGCTTTAGAGGCATATGAGTGTGACACTTTTATATCCAGTTTGATTGCTAAAAACCTATGCAGCCATTGTGTGAAGGCCTTACTCAGCAGGCCTACGCTGTTTGTTAAATCAGTCTGCAAGGGGATACGTTTTAGAATTGTTTGCACCTGGGGCTGTGCCAATTGTTGCTTTTTCTCGACTGTAGGAGAGTGTGGGCTTGGCTCCTATGCAAAAAAGCAACACCTCTGTTTGGATAGGCTGTTCATAATGAAAATGGAGCCACAGCTGTATTCCTAGTGGTGGAGCCTTCCAGATTAGGGTTTACTCAGTCTAACAGATTTCTGTAATGATAAAAATGATGAACataaaattagtaaaaaaatagtTCAATGTGTATTATAATGTATGAAAGTACAGAAATGAATAAGATGCAGTGATATGACTCATTAATCCAACAGTTAGTAGCCCAGTTGGGGatgtataaatatttttgcCTAATATAACTATAAGACGTgaaattaattcattgtttatACTCTAAGTATATAATGATTTTAAGATTTATATAAGatttgtttattacatgatGGGCATGGTAAGAAgtaaatgtcaaattaaatactTAGTAACTAATGTTATAAATTAGATCTATGTGGTTAATAAAGTTGAGAAATTTAAtttagctatatatatatattacatattgtgTGATGATATCACCTCATGAATTTTCTTACAATTAAACTTCTTGTCAAATTGGACATTATTTTTTGTGGTTACTTGTGACTTACATTATACACAAGGATTAGCCATAAAATTGtgaccaccttcttgtttctacactaactgtccattctcttagcTCACTCACCATACTGCAGCACATTGTAGCTCTTCAAATACAGATTATAGACCAcccattgctctgcatacttcgtttgccccttttcaccctgttcttcaatggttacTGGTCAGGACCACAAAAGAAGATGTATTTGTCtgggggatcattctcagagattctgagtgacactgacattttaCACTGTTATAAGTGGACCAGATTCAGCAGTCTATACTGTTGTGAACAAAGATGGTGTTATGAGTTTTACttagaacagaacagaaaaacaaaagacacagtctcaaatTAAACACAATGGTTTAAGTGTATTAAGGGAAGACATTAAAATACAATTGCAGAATTTTATGCAATTTCCATAATCACTTTACTACCTCCTCTTTATTTCAACTAGAACGCAGCCTTGCAAGATGGTGAAAAACTCAGTGGAATCTTTATGTAAATGAATACAGCGACTGCATGGCATCTATCCAATCAGGCAACCTCATGAGCATCCCACCCACAGAGCCTCTGCATACTCAGAATGCAttcttttatttacataaagaaaaGTCTAAAAACAAAATGCGCAGAGAGATCTGGTGTGGCAAAATGTGGATgtgaaataatataaatgttcaTGTACGATTAACATGTCTGAGAGTTATTTTTTCTTGTGTTGGAGTTCAGCTGCTAAAATTCAGATGATGTGTCCTCACCATTCTTTAACTCTCCTGTCTGTTTGCGTGCTTTGCTCTTCTCATGGCAAAGACAGCTGGAGTGTTTTTGGATAACGGAGaggactccaaacattgaaaagcatgaaacgaAATGAgctgtattcctgctccataggtgggaaaTTTACCtaattttgctgttttggatcacggTTGagaaagttggaggtccactggcCGTTTCTGGACAGAGCATCAGTGATTTAACAAAAATTTAGTCCAAATGCCACATtttggcacttttccattcacagttcaATTTACAAATTTTTTATCAATTatgttcttttgttattttttataaattagattaattatttcaatcattcattacctgtaactgcttatccagttcatggtcacagttggtccagggcctacccgaatcactgggcacaaggcaggaactcctcacacccagtcacccagagcgggacttgaacccccaacaccagatccctggagctgtgtgacagtgatactacctgctgcacctccaTGCCACCTATAATTAGtaaattttaatccagcacactgtcaacatttttagcataatcattttatatcaggcttatactcattattatatctctcgtAGTTGTTGGTAATGTTTGTATTagcttgttttccagaataaatgtctctgtgaatttaaaatcactttgaagagattaaaaattagttatgtcctgtacaggacagtaatctgagtggtccaatggtggaccagcacTGGTCTACAGTCTGAGGTGTGCCATGCTTTTTaggccagtggaccgatatatgctcactgtctggTTGCTACAAAACTATAATTGTCCATTTCCTTTAACATTCAGGGAATTTTACCTCAACCTTACTTACACCAATAATTTAATATTCTAGGAATGTTGTCTTGGAATGTTCATAGAACAGTGCAAAATTATGTTATATTATGGGTATTCCCATAATGTTCTATATTGGTTGTTGGGAACATTAAACTTGAATTTGTCCAGTATTTTTTACATTCTCAGAACGTTATTATTAAGTCTGCTTTGGAAATAGTCCCTGAAAGTGAAAAAAGTAAATACTTTAAAAGTGAACTTCTTAACTTAACTTCTTCTTAAATCTTTCCCCTGAAAGTTACCTCAACATTATTTACACTGACAATTTAGTGTTCTTTGAAGGTTtagtttcagttttattgttatttcttaTTCACTCATTGCAAGTTAGTAGAATGTATATGCTAGAACATCTTTTGTGCATTGCAGTGGAGCAtttattttgtgatttttttttttttttttgcaacttGTGTGCACAGCAGTGCAGCGTCAAAAGTTGagatttttttcaaatgatgGTCCTTTTAATATCCCAATTTTTCTCAGTATATAGTTATGTTAATCCCCCTTAAGAGGGctcaaacatttaaatgaagtcaAAAAGCCAAACCTGTTGAGGTTCTCTGTATACTCCACATGCAAAGTACACAAACAGGTTTATTAAGTATTTCTTTGTATTTATCAGTTTATATATAGCATTGTTCCAGTCTACCCAAGCCATTTGGGGCAGTTGAAACGCAAAGCTTTTTGACTTACATGTAGTCAGGGGTGCCGGTGCCTGTGGCTTCTTATCCCTTCTTATTCGTGATTAAATTACTTACTTGTGATAAGGTTGTACTGTACAGCATGAGTTTAAAGAGCAATGCGTATTAAATTACTGAAGAATTTAGCAAGAACACAGTCTAGTAGCTCTTTTTGTGTTCTTTATGATGagtacatgtttttgattgggcAGCAATGATATCTTGTCTACACCTTATGCCAGCATCTTACAAGGATTTTCTTTGCTTTCCATGAGAAACTAATCTCATGCACCTCTCCAAGTGGCCTTTTACGCTCACCAAACAGGAAAAACCTATTGTTCTTGTGTATTTTATTCTGATTTACCTAGTTTAaatctgatgtttacacttgtttctaacccagtacagtgtccctttaaatgccATACGTGTTATTTATAGAGTATATAATCAGTGAATGCTCAGACTTTAATTTGGTACCTTAACTGTCTATGTTTGATAATTCTGTCCTGAAGCCTGCCACAAACTAGTGAGCCTTGACCCATTTTGGTGTGTATTGCTGtataatttgaatattttacaAACTGTAAATCTATTATAAAAGTTTGAAATTTGTATCTGAATATCACAAAAATTCAAATGATGACTTCTGCCCTTTTACATTCTGCTAATTATAAGAGTCTGCCTTGTTCAACGTTGCAGTGTACTGGTGACTCTAGAACATAAATTAGATATAAGCAGCTTACTACATAACATTTCATTTTctagtgtttgtttgtgcatgtgttatATTCCTTTTGCCCTCTTCACTCTGAAATCACTTTGCTGATGTCTTTGCTGATCACTTTGCTATGTCTCTGTCATAGATGTATGACTGCAACTACGTCAATGCAACATGGTGAATGGGGAACCTGTTTTACTTGCTGTCTATAATCTTTTGCGCCGGTTGATTCCCAGTGTACATGCATTCTTTGGTTAACTAGTTAGTTCTGTGGATTATGAGTTAAGTTTAAGTGTTCCAGATTTGATGCATGGAACAAATTCAGGAAAAGCCATGACAGGCATATGGGTCACATTGTTATAGAAGCTTAACATCTATTATGctgtaaagcattttttttttttctgcaagtcCTCATAACAGCACTAGGGTTAGATTTTTATCACAGAACATATCAGGTTATAACCTTCATTCTGATGGATGAACTTAGTATTTAAATTAACCATCGATTAGATTGCAGCAGCTATTTGGAATTCATTGTACATGtgagttttgtgttttttatgtcCATGTGCATAAATAAGTTAGTTATTATCCCAGGTGTACTGAtccattatttattgtttacatCTGATGAATCTCacaattgtttttttacatGCTTATTTATCTAACAGGATTCAGTGATTCTTCGGACAGAGCTGAATCTTGTATGACTTGTTCCCAGGTTCCTGAAGCTCCTGTATTCTCCAGGCCTCATGTAAATCATCCTGCCTCTGTAGTGGGGCTGCTCATACATGAGCCAGTGGCCATCCATGACCTGGCAGGACTGGCAGTCAGACATGCGGAGGCGCTCACGGAAGGAATCACAGTCGTCCATCAGCTCCTGCATCTGTCCCCCAAAGTTCTCCCTCTCATAGACCCTCATTCTAAAAGCTCCCCTATGCTACAAGACAGAATGGCATTTAAAGGTATAGTTAATCAACAATTACAAATTCAAGACGACAGCACAGTCAACACTGTAAACGTAAACAAAAAACCCATAGCATATTTCAATTTATAGCTTTGAGatgaatatttttcacatttgcATTGTAATTGTTTAACATTAACTGGTAAAGGTATTTAGTCACATTTACCTGTGGAATCAGGCGACAGGAACGAATGGAATCACTCATGCCCATGGACATGTAGTCAGAATACTCCCCTCTTCTGATAAAGAACTGGTTTCCCATGAAGTTTGGCCGATCATAGACCATGAAGCAACCGCTCTCTACCCTACATGAATTGCAGCGGCTGAGGTAGGTAGACGTGTCAGAACAGTCACTGCTGCACTCATATGAGCGGCCCTGGAAGTTTCTTTCCTCGTAGAAGATGATCTACAAAAATATACTGAGATTTGATTTTTTCCAAAAACCTAATGGCCAATCACAATGTCTGTCCAATCAGAATAAATTATTCACATACCATAAGaaagttctttttttaaacaatgtagaATATTGGAGCaacaacatattttatttactattattgTTTAATATGTGAAAACTAGAGAGAAATCCAGCATTACCTCTCCATGTCATCCAGTCCATCCAAAACTTACCTTGCCCATGTTTGATGGTCTTTGTGGGAATCCAGCCAATGCCACTCTGAATGAAGAGTTAAATGGCTTTTATACTTTATAGGCTGGCAAAGGGGTTTTGTCATTCAAATATCCTGGAACCTGATGAACAAGCACATCTGTGATTTCTGTTAATTTCACAGCACTCAACAAGCTCTGGGCTTTCAACAAGAGAGCCAGAAAAATGTTACCGATCTGTATGTTATAAGGCAACAGTACTTTACTCCTACACTCCATTCAGATAACATTAGATAGCATTTGACTCATTATATTTGTTCTAATTTTCATGTTATTCTAATATTTCATACTACTTATGTTGATTCATACAATCAAggagaatatctggaaacaaTTTTTTCCACACTAACTCACCTTATATCTATCCTTTTTagaaaacaaaattattttactgGATTTATGTTTTTGatgttatataattttataacacCACACTTCTTGAGATGATCAGGTAAAGCATGAAACATGGGGAGAGAAGCAAATTCAGAAATGGacatttaataaacacataTAGGAATAAAGACCACAAACAGGGACCATGTATGGAAATACACTCGCAGACATGAACAACaaacatgtgaaaaagacacatggcagggaaaacacgACTAATCACATGATCAGACCCTGGCACAGAACCAAAACATCAGTGTACATCGCACTGAAGTGAAAGTGGTCTTTAAATGAATCCACAATTTCACAAGTTAGAAAATGCAATGTGGAAACAAAGGAAAATTTATTTAGACATTGTTGTGAACATTTATTCAATACCCTgaagatttatttaattatatattttaattttagtggATAATATATTAGTACAAAACAATAAACTGACATGACATGTGACAAGTTCTTGAAGATTTTGTCATATTAGGCATATGGGTGATTACAGTGAACAATATATAGGGATGTCTAAAAATATATGCCACTGTAAATTTTTCTACTGTAAAGTTTTTGAAAATTTTAGGATTAAAGAGAAAATAGCAAAACcatactgtaaatatgaatatCTAGTGCAGATACTCTAGTCCTGGTAATGTCATTCTGCAGAGTTTGGTTCTAACTCCCACTAATTCACCTGCTTCTATTCAATCTGTTTATAAACATAAAAACCAAAATATAGGTACTAGGTTCTGAATatgtttaatcatttttatgacCCTTGTATTTGttgttatatttaaaattcaCCCACGGACTTGAGCACTTCTGGTGTAGTTGCCACTTAGATAAAATGCTGTTAGGGTTAACCTTGAATTTGTTACAACTAAGCTCTAATAAGGCTTGTTTGGTTGATTGAATTGTTCAGCTGGAAGTTATGTTGCATAGTTATTTAACTATAAAATGTCATTTCTGTTGTGCTGTTTGTCTTGGCTCTTGAGTGACATCCAGGAATGTGATTTGTATAGTGATTATTAATGATGAATTAACCCTAGACTATTTTTTCTCAGAGCTATATAAAGGAATGAAGTCCTTATTCTAGATATTTTAGAAAGAATAATCTAGATAAGTCTATCCATGCTTCTAATATGCTTTTCAttgctatttattattttccactaaatacaaaataaataatgttaattATGTAAACTGTGCTGCAATGTATAACTCAATAATAGAGATGATAAGAAAGGCATATGTGattttctcattatttttacattaattaattttataattcatttatacagttgtatttaaataatatattaattcatgTAAGCATTGGTACAGATTGTGAAGAGCACTTTTTCATCACAAGCTCATAATGAAGCCAGACAAACCatttacttcttcttcttcttcttcttctttcagcTGCTCCCTCCCATCAGGGGTCGCCACAGCTTATCGACCGCGATCTGCAACATTGATCTGGCATGTTTTTTACACCGGATGCCTTTCCTAACGCAActcaaatttttttttcaaattttgctGATTTTAAATGGTATTTaaggtatttaaaatgtatacatcAGTACATTTCTACTTTTACTTGAACTTCCTTGAAGGcatatgtattatattttttaatgtaagtGTTCTGAATTTTCCAATGAGTCAAATGTTTTTGCAGTGCCTTTCCTACAAGACATTGATAGTTGTTTACTGGTAATTAAAACTAGTCAgaatttaaatttaatgataCAAAAATATCTTTAATACATTATAATCATCCACAAAATAAGATATAAAACagcctatgccaatccattagagcttcacacccCACAGTTAGGCCATTAAGCCCACCCCATACTTTTActaccagcagccacacaatttctattgttccaatcctacagctacaccctaggtttgctgtggccatttatgatccaatcagcatcCAGCAacccttaacatctacggttactcattgagcccagcacATGAGTatccaaaccacccactgcatctcTAGCTTTTCACAGGGGTCattcttcctttcgaatgcttcatcttctgcatcctcaaatgaaaCTGTTAACTTTATGAAATaaactgtttactttcagagtacagcaccatatctTAATGTAGTTAACTCAGTGCACTCTTAAATAcgtcccccctcacacacaaacctaatcACTTTTTTGCTCTTTGTCCAacaaaacatgctaaaacccttagcacctgattatgtctccatgtatacttCCCCTGCGACAAACTAAcattacaagctgatagaatatgcttcagcatgtcatcccctgta contains:
- the LOC136710531 gene encoding gamma-crystallin M3-like → MGKIIFYEERNFQGRSYECSSDCSDTSTYLSRCNSCRVESGCFMVYDRPNFMGNQFFIRRGEYSDYMSMGMSDSIRSCRLIPQHRGAFRMRVYERENFGGQMQELMDDCDSFRERLRMSDCQSCQVMDGHWLMYEQPHYRGRMIYMRPGEYRSFRNLGTSHTRFSSVRRITESC
- the LOC136710378 gene encoding gamma-crystallin M3-like yields the protein MGRIIFYEDRNFQGRSYETSSDCPELTSYLSRCNSCRVESGCFMVYEHPNFMGHQMLVRRGEYPDNQLLMGMNKSDCIRSCRMIPMHRGTFRMRIFERENFSGQMHELMDDCDSIQERYRMSDCQSCNVMEGHWLLYEQPNFRGRMIYLRPGEYRSLRDMGVGPMNIRIGSIRRIMEPC